TATTATGAACAGATTGATCTTCCCATCCATCACCTAAGTCAGATTCATATGAGTAAAAGCAGACTATTTTATTTTCATGTATAATTGCTAATCCTTGAGGAGCCTTATTGTCATGTTCATGAATTTTTGGTAATCCATTTTGGAATTTGTAAATATTGTTGTAGATATTATGATTATATGGAATTTCAATAAAATCACTTTCTGGAAACACTTTTTTCATTTCTGTTCTTATAAACTTATTCATGCCATAATTATCATCTATATGTAAGAAGCCCCCGCCAGTTAGATATTTTTTTAAATTTTCTATATCCATATCGCTAAAAGAAACATTTCCATGACCAGTCATATAAACATAAGGGTATTCAAATATTTTATTACTGGATGGCTCAATAATATCATAATTCTCATCAATATTCATATTTAAGTTTTTATTACAGAAAATTGCTAAATTTTTTAATGAACTTGGATTTGCATACCAGTCTCCACCTCCAGAATATTTTAGTGTAGCAAGTTGATAACTGCTTTGTGAAAAACTTAAAATGGAAATTGAGATGAAAAAACAAAATATGTTACGCATATATTTTAACTAAGTATTCAAATTTACACATTATAATAATAAATTCATCGTATGGCATGCAACAATACCAGCTGTTTCAGTTCTTAATCTTTGATTGCTTAGTTTGACTGCTTGTATATTAAATTTTTCACTTAAAATTATTTCTTCCTCAGTAAAATCACCTTCAGGGCCAATCATAACAGTAAGTGAATTATTTTTTTTTTGATCTTTTATATGTTCTTTTAAATCTATTTTTGATTTTTTATGGCAATGTGCAATGCATGTGTTTTTTGAATTTTTAGATATAAAATCTTTATAAAAAGTAATATTATTGATTTTAGGTAGTTTGGGATTTAAAGATTGTTTTAAAGAAGATATTAATATTTTTTGTACCCTTTGTAAGTTAAGTTTTGTTCTTTCAGAATTAGAGCAAATTAATGGAGTTACTTCATCTATTCCAAGCTCAGTTACTTTTTCTAAAAACCATTCAAATCTTGATCTATTCTTTGTTAATGAAATAGCAATATGAGTGGTTATTTTTCTTTTATTGGAATACAACTCCTTAAGTTGACCTATTTGAACTTTATTATTGTTTATATTCATTATGTGAGTACTAAAGATGGTACCTTTTCCGTCGGTTATAAAAATTTCATCATTAATTTTTTTACGTAAAACAATTATGCAATGAGTGCTTTCCTCTTTAGAAAGATGATTGTCTTTTGTTAAATTTTCTAAATAAAATAGTTGCATAGTAATTCTATTTAATTTTTTAGAATTGAATAGGACCACCTTTTGATATCAATGCAAGTTGTTCTTTGTTTATGTTAGCATTATCATTAGTAGATTCAGAAATATTAAAAAAATTAGCTTGGAATAATTTAGCTAATGTTTTAGCTTTTTCTTGATATGATTGAGTATTATTCCAGGTGTTTATGGGGTGCAGTATTTTTGAAGGTACATTTATGCAGGTTTCAGGCATATAAAGTCCAAAAATTTCGTGTTGAATGTATTTTATATCATTTAGTTTATTATTCATTGCAGCATTGATCATTGCTCTAGTATAATTTAATTTGATACGTTTACCTATGCCATATTCGCCACCAGACCATCCTGTATTTATTAACCAAACATTGACATTCTCATTTTCTATTTTTTCACCTAACATTTGTGCATACATTGTTGGGTGAAGAGGCATAAATGGGGCTCCAAAACAAGCAGAAAATGTAGCTTGAGGCTCAACAATACCATCCTCAGTTCCTGCAATTTTAGAAGTGTAACCAGAAATAAAATGATACATTGCTTGTTGTTTTGTTAATTTAGATATGGGCGGAAGTACTCCAAATGCATCTGCAGTAAGAAAAAATATATTTTTAGGAGATGGTCCAATTGATGGTCTAGCAATATTTTCGATGTGATTTATCGGGTAGCTTACCCTTGTGTTTTCAGTTTTTGAGCAGTTTGAAAAGTCGATTTCATTATTTTTATCAAAACATATATTTTCTAAAAGCGCACCTTTTTTAATGGCTTTGAAAATATCTGGTTCAGAGTCAGCTGAAAGATTAATACACTTTGCATAGCATCCACCTTCAAAATTAAATATCGAATTATTAGACCAACCATGTTCATCATCACCAATTAATTTTCTATCAGGATCTGCAGATAGGGTAGTTTTTCCAGTACCTGAAAGACCAAAGAATAATGAAGTGTCATTATTTACACCAATATTTGCTGAGCAGTGCATTGATAGTACTTTTTCTTGTTGAGGAAGTGTATAATTAAGTACAGAGAAAATTCCCTTTTTAATTTCACCAGTATATCCAGATCCGCCAATTAAAATCACTTTTTCTTTAAAATTAATAATTGAAAAATTTTCCTGCCTGACCCCATATTGAGATGGGTTATTTGCTTTGAATCCTGGAGCACATAAAATTGTCCAATTATGTTTAAATTTTATTAAATCTTTTTTAGATGGTCTAAGAAACATATTGTATCCAAATAAATTAGACCATGGATATTCTGTAATTAAACAAATATTAAGTTGGAATTTTTCTTCGGCACATGCATATGCTCTTCTTCCAAAAGTATTTTTATTAGTTAAGTATTTAATTAAATCATTTTTTAATTTATTATAGTTTGTTTCTTCACATATTTGATTAATATCTCCCCAGTCAACATTTTTTGATGTCTCGCGATCTTTTACAATAAATCTATCTTTAGGTGATCTCCCGGTAAATGCACCAGTATCAATTGCTAGTGCACCATTTTTACATAATTTACCCATATTCATAGATATGGTTTTATTAACAAGTTCTTCAGAAGATAAGTCCCATGTTATATTTTTATTATTGGTAATAAAATTATTAATATCAACCGGTAAATTTTTTCCAATCGTATTCATCTTAAAATTTTTATTTTGAATAAAAAATTATTTGAATTTAATTTGGTTGTAATTTTCTAAGTCAGTTATGAAGTCTTTGGAATAAAGAAAAAAATCATCTTTAGTTTCTTTAGAGTCAAAAACTTGTTGAATAGACAGCATTTGATTTGTATCAAAACATAATCTTTGTAAATAAGTTTT
The window above is part of the Flavobacteriales bacterium TMED191 genome. Proteins encoded here:
- a CDS encoding DUF4159 domain-containing protein — protein: MRNIFCFFISISILSFSQSSYQLATLKYSGGGDWYANPSSLKNLAIFCNKNLNMNIDENYDIIEPSSNKIFEYPYVYMTGHGNVSFSDMDIENLKKYLTGGGFLHIDDNYGMNKFIRTEMKKVFPESDFIEIPYNHNIYNNIYKFQNGLPKIHEHDNKAPQGLAIIHENKIVCFYSYESDLGDGWEDQSVHNNPEDIRIKALQMGANIIGYVMDQNSIK
- the pckA gene encoding phosphoenolpyruvate carboxykinase (ATP); amino-acid sequence: MNTIGKNLPVDINNFITNNKNITWDLSSEELVNKTISMNMGKLCKNGALAIDTGAFTGRSPKDRFIVKDRETSKNVDWGDINQICEETNYNKLKNDLIKYLTNKNTFGRRAYACAEEKFQLNICLITEYPWSNLFGYNMFLRPSKKDLIKFKHNWTILCAPGFKANNPSQYGVRQENFSIINFKEKVILIGGSGYTGEIKKGIFSVLNYTLPQQEKVLSMHCSANIGVNNDTSLFFGLSGTGKTTLSADPDRKLIGDDEHGWSNNSIFNFEGGCYAKCINLSADSEPDIFKAIKKGALLENICFDKNNEIDFSNCSKTENTRVSYPINHIENIARPSIGPSPKNIFFLTADAFGVLPPISKLTKQQAMYHFISGYTSKIAGTEDGIVEPQATFSACFGAPFMPLHPTMYAQMLGEKIENENVNVWLINTGWSGGEYGIGKRIKLNYTRAMINAAMNNKLNDIKYIQHEIFGLYMPETCINVPSKILHPINTWNNTQSYQEKAKTLAKLFQANFFNISESTNDNANINKEQLALISKGGPIQF
- a CDS encoding 16S rRNA (uracil(1498)-N(3))-methyltransferase, which gives rise to MQLFYLENLTKDNHLSKEESTHCIIVLRKKINDEIFITDGKGTIFSTHIMNINNNKVQIGQLKELYSNKRKITTHIAISLTKNRSRFEWFLEKVTELGIDEVTPLICSNSERTKLNLQRVQKILISSLKQSLNPKLPKINNITFYKDFISKNSKNTCIAHCHKKSKIDLKEHIKDQKKNNSLTVMIGPEGDFTEEEIILSEKFNIQAVKLSNQRLRTETAGIVACHTMNLLL
- a CDS encoding DUF4476 domain-containing protein, producing MKKILLVFTALMLYPSISNANDCNFIMDQERMEIIINQMNKQSDDNKKLNIIKTYLQRLCFDTNQMLSIQQVFDSKETKDDFFLYSKDFITDLENYNQIKFK